The Bacteroidota bacterium genome has a segment encoding these proteins:
- a CDS encoding HipA domain-containing protein — MRCLYCYQPLSEQEVDFHASCCKKIFGTNIPPELPYDESQMNDLAWKIIQSQTTVTGVQPKLSLNLTGKGHKTDPKRFTIVGLWGNYILKPPTANYPEMPEVEDLTMHLARIAKINIVPHSLIRLKSGQLAYITKRVDRTGTQKLHMEDMCQLTERLTEHKYQASYEQIGKAILKYSANPGLDIVNFCEIVLFSFLTGNADMHLKNFSLIYDSSNMPVLAPAYDMLSTVLVNPADDEDAALTLNGKKKRIKRYDFEHAFTTLKLEAKQQANIFSKMEKVKGKWQAFIQISFLSEDFKSRYLQLIHDRFDRIS; from the coding sequence ATGCGTTGTCTGTATTGCTATCAGCCATTATCGGAACAAGAGGTCGATTTTCATGCCTCTTGTTGTAAAAAGATATTCGGAACAAATATACCTCCGGAGTTGCCATATGATGAAAGCCAAATGAATGATTTGGCATGGAAAATCATACAAAGCCAAACGACAGTTACCGGGGTACAGCCTAAACTTTCATTAAACCTTACGGGGAAAGGACATAAAACCGATCCGAAACGTTTTACAATCGTAGGCTTGTGGGGTAACTATATTTTGAAACCACCAACTGCGAATTACCCAGAAATGCCAGAAGTGGAAGACTTGACCATGCATCTGGCAAGAATTGCAAAAATAAACATTGTTCCACATTCCTTGATTCGATTGAAATCGGGTCAGTTAGCTTATATAACAAAACGTGTCGATCGGACAGGGACTCAGAAATTGCACATGGAGGATATGTGTCAACTAACAGAGCGGTTAACCGAGCATAAATATCAGGCTTCTTATGAACAAATAGGAAAAGCCATTTTGAAATATTCTGCAAATCCCGGCTTGGATATCGTAAACTTTTGCGAAATCGTATTGTTTTCATTTCTTACCGGCAATGCAGATATGCACCTTAAAAACTTCTCTTTGATTTATGACTCTTCCAATATGCCAGTCTTAGCTCCTGCTTACGATATGTTGTCAACAGTGTTAGTTAACCCTGCTGATGACGAAGATGCCGCATTGACATTGAATGGCAAAAAGAAGCGTATCAAGCGCTATGATTTTGAACATGCATTCACTACGCTAAAATTAGAGGCAAAGCAACAGGCCAATATCTTTTCGAAAATGGAAAAGGTAAAGGGAAAGTGGCAGGCATTCATTCAAATAAGTTTTTTGAGTGAAGATTTTAAGAGTCGATACCTACAACTAATTCACGACAGGTTTGATAGAATATCATAA